Proteins encoded within one genomic window of Streptomyces sp. NBC_01314:
- a CDS encoding ABC-F family ATP-binding cassette domain-containing protein, producing MISASAVELRAGARVLIESATFRVAKGDRIGLVGRNGAGKTTLTKCLAGEGIPAGGTITRSGEVGYLPQDPRTGDLDVLARDRVLSARGLDVLIRKMRENEQRIANGQGSTREKALRQYERQETEFLTKGGYSAEAEAATIAAALNLPDRVLGQPLHTLSGGQRRRIELARILFSDADTLLLDEPTNHLDADSIIWLRDYLKTYRGGFIVISHDVDLVETVVNKVFYLDANRAEIDVYNMGWKLYQQQREADEKRRKRERQNAEKKAAALHSQADKMRAKATKTVAAQNMAKRADRLLAGLDAVRVSDKVAKLRFPEPAPCGKTPLTAEGLSKSYGSLEIFTDVDLAIDKGSRVVILGLNGAGKTTLLRLLGGAEKPDTGEVIEGHGLKLGYYAQEHETLDPERTVLENMRSAAPDLDLVEVRKTLGSFLFSGDDVDKPASVLSGGEKTRLALATLVVSSANVLLLDEPTNNLDPASREEILGALRTYKGAVVLVTHDEGAVEALQPERIILLPDGVEDLWGADYADLVALA from the coding sequence GTGATCTCCGCCTCCGCCGTCGAGCTGCGCGCCGGTGCCCGCGTCCTCATCGAGTCCGCCACCTTCCGTGTCGCCAAGGGCGACCGCATCGGTCTGGTCGGCCGCAACGGCGCCGGCAAGACCACCCTCACCAAGTGCCTGGCCGGCGAGGGCATCCCGGCAGGCGGCACCATCACCCGCTCCGGCGAGGTCGGATATCTCCCTCAGGACCCCCGCACCGGCGACCTCGACGTCCTCGCCCGCGACCGCGTCCTGTCCGCGCGCGGCCTCGACGTACTGATCCGCAAGATGCGCGAGAACGAGCAGCGCATCGCCAACGGACAGGGCAGCACCCGCGAGAAGGCGCTGAGGCAGTACGAGCGCCAGGAGACGGAGTTCCTCACCAAGGGCGGGTACTCCGCCGAGGCCGAGGCCGCCACCATCGCCGCCGCGCTCAACCTGCCCGACCGGGTGCTCGGCCAGCCGCTGCACACCCTCTCCGGTGGTCAGCGCCGCCGTATCGAGCTGGCCCGGATCCTCTTCTCCGACGCCGACACCCTGCTCCTCGACGAGCCGACGAACCACCTCGACGCCGACTCGATCATCTGGCTGCGGGACTACCTCAAGACCTACCGCGGCGGCTTCATCGTCATCTCCCACGACGTCGACCTGGTCGAGACGGTCGTCAACAAGGTGTTCTACCTGGACGCCAACCGCGCCGAGATCGATGTCTACAACATGGGCTGGAAGCTCTACCAGCAGCAGCGCGAGGCCGACGAGAAGCGCCGCAAGCGTGAGCGGCAGAACGCCGAGAAGAAGGCCGCGGCGCTGCACTCGCAGGCCGACAAGATGCGCGCCAAGGCCACCAAGACGGTCGCCGCGCAGAACATGGCCAAGCGGGCCGACCGGCTGCTCGCCGGCCTGGACGCGGTACGGGTCTCCGACAAGGTCGCCAAGCTGCGCTTCCCGGAGCCCGCGCCCTGCGGCAAGACCCCGCTCACCGCGGAGGGACTGTCGAAGTCGTACGGCTCGCTGGAGATCTTCACCGACGTCGACCTGGCCATCGACAAGGGTTCCAGGGTCGTCATCCTCGGCCTCAACGGCGCCGGCAAGACCACCCTCCTCCGCCTCCTCGGCGGCGCCGAGAAGCCCGACACCGGCGAGGTCATCGAGGGCCACGGCCTCAAGCTCGGCTACTACGCGCAGGAGCACGAGACCCTCGACCCCGAGCGCACCGTCCTGGAGAACATGCGCTCCGCCGCCCCCGACCTGGACCTCGTCGAGGTCCGCAAGACGCTCGGCTCGTTCCTGTTCTCGGGCGACGACGTCGACAAGCCGGCCAGCGTCCTCTCCGGCGGCGAGAAGACCCGCCTGGCGCTCGCGACGCTGGTGGTCTCGTCGGCGAACGTCCTCCTCCTCGACGAGCCGACGAACAACCTCGACCCCGCCAGCCGTGAGGAGATCCTCGGCGCGCTGCGCACCTACAAGGGCGCGGTCGTCCTCGTCACCCACGACGAGGGCGCGGTCGAGGCGCTCCAGCCGGAGCGGATCATCCTGCTGCCGGACGGCGTCGAGGACCTGTGGGGCGCGGACTACGCGGATCTCGTCGCGCTCGCCTGA
- a CDS encoding helix-turn-helix domain-containing protein yields MAETLKKGSRVTGVARDKLAADLKKKYDSGASIRALAEETGRSYGFVHRMLSESGVTLRGRGGATRGKKAASA; encoded by the coding sequence GTGGCCGAGACTCTGAAGAAGGGCAGCCGGGTTACCGGCGTCGCGCGCGACAAGCTCGCGGCAGACCTGAAGAAGAAGTACGACTCCGGTGCGAGCATTCGGGCGCTGGCCGAGGAAACCGGCCGCTCGTATGGCTTCGTACACCGGATGCTCAGCGAGTCGGGCGTCACGCTCCGAGGGCGTGGCGGCGCGACACGGGGCAAGAAGGCCGCCTCGGCCTGA
- a CDS encoding enoyl-CoA hydratase/isomerase family protein yields MASLEPLLDQDGVRLTVDDAIATVTLTNPAKRNAQSPALWRALTEAGRLVPGSVRVVVLRAEGTSFSAGLNRQMFTPEGIEGEPSFIDLARRDDAGLDSTIAEYQEAFTWWRRNDIVSIAAVQGHAVGAGFQLALACDLRVVADDVQFAMLETSLGLVPDLAGTHPLVSLVGYARALEICLTGRFVQADEAQRVGLANLAVPGDQLDDTVRDLAAALVSAPRDAVVETKALLRGAQGRSYDEQRAAERAAQARRLRDLAGVAE; encoded by the coding sequence ATGGCTTCACTCGAACCACTGCTCGACCAGGACGGCGTACGGCTCACCGTCGACGACGCGATCGCCACGGTGACGCTGACCAATCCGGCCAAGCGCAACGCGCAGAGCCCCGCTCTGTGGCGGGCGCTCACCGAGGCCGGGCGGTTGGTGCCGGGCTCCGTCCGTGTGGTCGTGCTGCGTGCCGAGGGCACATCGTTCTCCGCCGGCCTCAACCGGCAGATGTTCACGCCCGAAGGCATCGAGGGGGAGCCGTCGTTCATCGATCTCGCGCGCCGTGACGACGCCGGGCTCGACTCGACCATCGCCGAATACCAGGAGGCGTTCACCTGGTGGCGGCGCAACGACATCGTGTCCATCGCCGCCGTGCAGGGACATGCCGTCGGTGCGGGCTTCCAGCTTGCCCTTGCCTGTGATCTGCGCGTCGTCGCCGACGACGTGCAGTTCGCCATGCTCGAAACCAGCCTCGGGCTCGTCCCCGACCTCGCGGGGACCCATCCGCTGGTGAGCCTCGTCGGGTATGCCCGCGCGCTGGAGATCTGCCTCACCGGGCGCTTCGTCCAGGCGGACGAGGCGCAGCGGGTCGGGCTCGCGAACCTCGCGGTGCCCGGTGACCAGCTCGACGACACGGTGCGGGATCTGGCCGCTGCGCTGGTGTCCGCGCCGCGGGACGCGGTGGTCGAGACGAAGGCGTTGCTGCGCGGGGCGCAGGGGCGTTCGTACGACGAACAGCGGGCGGCGGAGAGGGCCGCGCAGGCGCGCCGCCTGCGGGACCTCGCGGGGGTCGCGGAGTAG
- a CDS encoding nucleopolyhedrovirus P10 family protein, whose protein sequence is MTSDGWTKAVRRQLGFGRVLPLGSPHDGAWITERAAETVLRREAAALRGLRLGALRISLTGSGEHDAGVPPPPSALPPGPLRVTADFAVAAGPTVEPFPAMAARLRTVLSTTARERLGLRVEEVDLRVTHLLEGDEQTVHPAPEPPPTAPTTPPTSDDEVSRVAAAALSVPGVTRLTTAFGGHVATGPALPRRHILVELAVTEERRALDLAREVRTAVSDALPDHPSVAVLITAVTGPAAVV, encoded by the coding sequence ATGACGTCGGACGGTTGGACGAAGGCGGTACGCCGGCAGCTCGGGTTCGGCCGTGTGCTCCCCCTGGGCAGCCCGCACGACGGCGCGTGGATCACGGAGAGAGCTGCCGAAACAGTGCTGCGCCGCGAGGCCGCCGCGTTGCGAGGGCTCCGCCTCGGTGCGCTCCGCATCTCACTGACCGGCTCCGGCGAGCACGACGCCGGCGTGCCACCGCCCCCGAGTGCGCTCCCGCCCGGCCCGCTCCGTGTCACGGCCGACTTCGCGGTCGCGGCGGGCCCGACCGTCGAGCCCTTCCCGGCGATGGCCGCCCGGCTGCGTACCGTCCTGTCCACCACGGCCAGGGAACGCCTGGGCCTGAGGGTGGAAGAGGTGGATCTCCGGGTGACGCATCTGCTGGAAGGCGACGAGCAGACGGTCCACCCGGCCCCCGAACCGCCGCCCACCGCCCCGACCACCCCACCCACCAGCGACGACGAGGTCTCCCGCGTGGCCGCCGCGGCCCTGTCGGTCCCCGGCGTCACCCGTCTCACCACCGCCTTCGGGGGCCACGTCGCGACCGGGCCCGCCCTCCCCCGCCGCCACATCCTCGTGGAACTGGCGGTGACGGAGGAAAGACGAGCCCTGGATCTGGCACGCGAGGTGCGAACAGCGGTGAGCGACGCCCTGCCCGATCATCCGTCGGTGGCGGTACTCATCACAGCGGTGACAGGGCCGGCCGCCGTCGTCTGA